A single genomic interval of Ramlibacter pinisoli harbors:
- a CDS encoding benzoate-CoA ligase family protein, with amino-acid sequence MRLSHADHSTSPPRLDIPRDYNAAHDLLERNASRAAKVAFIDAASGATLTYGQLADQAHRLANALRARGLRPESRVLLAMLDTPEWPVVFLGCILAGVVPVAANTLLTPQDFEFMLRDSRAQALFVSQALRPAFDGVVERAASLQAVFVAGGEGPDSVAGLVAAGSGERRVADTGADEPCFWLYSSGSTGTPKGTVHLHAHLVQTAELYGRAVLGIREDDVVFSAAKLFFAYGLGNALTFPMSVGATAVLLPSRPTPADVFGVLARYQPTIFYGVPTLYAALLAHPAAPSKAQLRLRVCTSAGEALPADIGRRWTQAYGCEILDGIGSTEMLHIFLSNRPGRVRYGTTGQPVPGYELRIVGDDGRECGPGEIGELQISGPSAALMYWNNRAKTKATFAGEWTRSGDKYTRDADGYYTYGGRSDDMLKVGGIYVSPFEVEACLGTHPAVLEAAVIGVADSDQLVKPKAYVVLKPGQSASEEQLQQHVKNQLAPYKYPRWIAFVPELPKTATGKIQRFKLRAAAGA; translated from the coding sequence ATGCGCCTGAGCCACGCCGACCACAGCACCAGCCCGCCTCGGCTGGACATCCCGCGCGACTACAACGCCGCGCACGACCTGCTGGAACGCAACGCAAGCCGCGCCGCCAAGGTGGCGTTCATCGACGCCGCGTCGGGCGCCACCCTCACCTACGGGCAGCTCGCCGACCAGGCCCACCGGCTGGCCAATGCCTTGCGGGCGCGCGGCCTGCGCCCCGAGTCGCGGGTGCTGCTGGCAATGCTGGACACGCCCGAATGGCCGGTGGTCTTCCTCGGCTGCATCCTGGCCGGCGTGGTGCCGGTGGCGGCCAACACGCTGCTCACGCCGCAGGACTTCGAGTTCATGCTGCGCGACTCGCGCGCCCAGGCGCTGTTCGTCTCGCAGGCGCTGCGGCCCGCCTTCGACGGCGTGGTCGAGCGGGCTGCGTCGCTGCAGGCCGTCTTCGTCGCCGGCGGCGAAGGCCCGGACTCCGTGGCCGGCCTGGTCGCCGCCGGATCGGGCGAGCGCCGGGTAGCCGACACCGGCGCCGACGAACCCTGCTTCTGGCTCTATTCGAGCGGCTCCACCGGCACGCCCAAGGGCACGGTGCACCTGCATGCCCACCTGGTGCAGACCGCCGAGCTGTACGGCCGTGCGGTGCTCGGCATCCGCGAGGACGACGTCGTTTTCTCCGCGGCCAAGCTGTTCTTCGCCTACGGCCTGGGCAACGCCCTCACCTTCCCGATGAGCGTCGGCGCCACCGCCGTGCTGCTGCCCTCGCGCCCCACCCCGGCGGACGTGTTCGGCGTGCTGGCGAGATACCAGCCCACCATCTTCTACGGCGTGCCCACGCTCTACGCCGCCCTGCTGGCCCACCCGGCCGCGCCGTCGAAGGCGCAGCTGCGGCTGCGCGTGTGCACCAGCGCCGGCGAGGCGCTGCCGGCCGACATCGGCAGGCGGTGGACGCAGGCCTACGGCTGCGAGATCCTGGACGGCATCGGCTCCACCGAGATGCTGCACATCTTCCTGTCGAACCGGCCCGGCCGGGTGCGCTACGGCACCACCGGCCAGCCGGTGCCCGGGTACGAGCTGCGCATCGTCGGCGACGACGGCCGCGAGTGCGGCCCCGGCGAGATCGGCGAGCTGCAGATCAGCGGCCCCAGCGCGGCCCTGATGTACTGGAACAACCGGGCCAAGACCAAGGCCACCTTCGCCGGCGAGTGGACCCGCAGCGGCGACAAGTACACGCGTGACGCCGACGGCTACTACACCTACGGCGGCCGCAGCGACGACATGCTCAAGGTGGGCGGCATCTACGTGTCGCCGTTCGAGGTCGAGGCCTGCCTCGGCACGCACCCGGCGGTGCTCGAGGCGGCCGTGATCGGCGTGGCCGACAGCGACCAGTTGGTCAAGCCCAAGGCCTACGTGGTGCTCAAGCCCGGCCAGTCGGCCAGCGAGGAGCAGCTGCAGCAGCACGTGAAGAACCAGCTCGCGCCGTACAAGTACCCGCGCTGGATCGCGTTCGTGCCCGAGCTGCCCAAGACGGCCACCGGCAAGATCCAGCGCTTCAAGCTGCGCGCCGCCGCCGGCGCCTGA
- a CDS encoding flavodoxin domain-containing protein: MKLKILVGTMTSTADYVAQAIQMDCADLVEDIEVQLMDGLDISAFDEADALYLICSSTYGSGDVPDNARNLYESLDATPRFLGHVRYGVIALGDRTYLQTFCFGGKKFDERLQGLGAQRIGDVWCHDASAGTMPEEEGTAWCRQWLTQALAAEQAQAA, from the coding sequence ATGAAGCTCAAGATCCTCGTCGGCACCATGACCAGCACCGCCGACTACGTGGCGCAGGCGATCCAGATGGATTGCGCCGACCTGGTCGAGGACATCGAGGTGCAGCTGATGGACGGCCTGGACATCTCCGCCTTCGACGAGGCGGATGCGCTATATCTCATCTGCAGCTCCACCTACGGCTCGGGCGACGTACCGGACAACGCGCGCAACCTCTACGAGTCGCTCGATGCCACGCCGCGCTTCCTCGGCCACGTGCGCTATGGCGTCATCGCGCTCGGCGATCGCACCTACCTGCAGACCTTCTGTTTCGGCGGCAAGAAGTTCGACGAGCGCCTGCAGGGACTGGGCGCGCAGCGCATCGGCGACGTCTGGTGCCACGACGCCAGCGCGGGCACCATGCCCGAGGAGGAAGGCACCGCCTGGTGCCGCCAGTGGCTGACGCAGGCCCTGGCCGCGGAGCAGGCGCAGGCGGCCTGA